One genomic segment of Microbacterium sp. ProA8 includes these proteins:
- a CDS encoding ABC transporter permease produces the protein MYLTYLRRELAGRKKQTIIVAAGLAIAIALVMIVNSLAAGVSAAQAQALESVYGVGTDLTVTGAQAEPGEGGARFDFAEDGGETADDGTTELSQSRLVTEPMRSTLDASTLGTVTGVEGVAAASGALSLTNMTFSGELPPRPDESGDTTQALPPQQTEGEAGGGFAGGSFDVDSFTVLGIDPSADAVGPLSAVELSDGRGLETSDAGAYVAVLDATYAATADLAVGDTIDVGGQDFEVVGIVASTSDEADTASNAYIPLDVAQELSGAGDVISTVYVQAETSDDISAVQTALQEELPEATVSSQSDLASTVSGSLSSASALITNLGTWLSLVVLAVALVLAVLFTISGVSRRTREFGTLKAIGWSNSRVVGQVAGESVVQGLIGGVAGLVIGFAGILAINLIAPTISTPPATESFGPGGAGGTVSRGGPFGAAAMQQSGADIVLQAPVTLWVVIAAVGIAVLGGLVAGAFGGWRAARLSPAEALRSVG, from the coding sequence ATGTACCTGACCTATCTGCGGCGGGAGCTGGCCGGCCGCAAGAAGCAGACGATCATCGTTGCGGCGGGCCTTGCGATCGCCATCGCGCTCGTGATGATCGTGAACTCGCTCGCCGCCGGGGTGAGCGCCGCGCAGGCGCAGGCGCTCGAGTCGGTGTACGGCGTCGGCACCGACCTCACCGTCACCGGCGCTCAGGCCGAGCCCGGGGAAGGCGGCGCGCGGTTCGACTTCGCCGAGGACGGAGGCGAGACCGCCGACGACGGCACCACCGAGCTCAGCCAGTCGCGCCTGGTGACCGAGCCGATGCGCTCGACCCTCGACGCGTCGACGCTCGGCACCGTGACCGGCGTGGAAGGCGTGGCCGCGGCATCCGGGGCGCTCAGCCTCACGAACATGACCTTCTCGGGCGAGCTGCCGCCGCGTCCCGATGAGTCCGGCGACACCACCCAGGCACTGCCCCCGCAGCAGACCGAGGGCGAAGCCGGGGGCGGATTCGCCGGCGGCTCGTTCGACGTGGACTCCTTCACGGTGCTCGGCATCGACCCGTCGGCGGATGCCGTGGGCCCGCTGTCCGCCGTGGAGCTGAGCGACGGCCGAGGCCTCGAGACATCCGACGCCGGCGCCTACGTGGCGGTGCTCGATGCGACCTACGCCGCGACCGCCGACCTCGCCGTCGGCGACACCATCGACGTCGGCGGGCAGGACTTCGAGGTCGTCGGGATCGTCGCCTCCACCTCGGACGAGGCCGACACCGCGTCGAACGCGTACATCCCGCTGGACGTGGCTCAGGAGCTCTCCGGCGCAGGAGATGTGATCTCGACGGTGTACGTGCAGGCGGAGACCTCCGACGACATCTCGGCCGTGCAGACGGCGCTCCAGGAGGAGCTCCCCGAGGCGACGGTGAGCTCGCAGTCCGATCTCGCCTCCACCGTGTCGGGATCCCTCTCGAGCGCGTCGGCGCTGATCACAAATCTCGGCACCTGGCTGTCCCTCGTCGTGCTCGCCGTCGCACTCGTGCTCGCGGTGCTGTTCACCATCTCGGGCGTCTCGCGCCGCACCCGCGAGTTCGGCACGCTCAAGGCGATCGGCTGGTCGAACAGCCGCGTCGTCGGGCAGGTCGCCGGCGAATCGGTCGTGCAGGGGCTCATCGGCGGTGTTGCCGGTCTCGTCATCGGCTTCGCCGGCATCCTCGCCATCAACCTCATCGCCCCGACGATCTCGACGCCGCCCGCCACCGAGAGCTTCGGCCCCGGTGGCGCCGGGGGCACGGTGTCCCGCGGCGGCCCGTTCGGCGCCGCGGCCATGCAGCAGTCGGGAGCCGACATCGTCCTGCAGGCGCCGGTCACGCTCTGGGTCGTCATCGCGGCCGTCGGCATCGCGGTGCTCGGAGGCCTCGTGGCCGGTGCGTTCGGCGGCTGGCGCGCCGCGCGGCTGAGCCCCGCCGAAGCGCTCCGCTCGGTCGGCTGA
- a CDS encoding response regulator transcription factor: MTNPAPTLLRPDGSNLRVLVVDDEQMLTDLLSMALRMEGWEVRTAGSGFEALQAAREFEPDAMVLDIMMPDLDGMAVLQRLRQAGDDVPVLFLTAKDAVNDRVAGLTAGGDDYVTKPFSLEEVVARLRGLMRRAGTAHAAGAEPILRVGDLSLNEDSHEVARSGEEIELTATEFELLRYLMRNQRRVVSKAQILDRVWNYDFGGRSSVVELYISYLRKKIDAGREPLIHTVRGVGYMIKAPQ; encoded by the coding sequence ATGACCAACCCCGCGCCCACCCTGCTGCGTCCCGACGGCTCGAATCTTCGCGTTCTCGTGGTGGACGACGAGCAGATGCTCACCGACCTGCTGTCGATGGCGCTGCGCATGGAGGGGTGGGAGGTGCGGACCGCCGGCTCGGGGTTCGAGGCCCTGCAGGCTGCGCGCGAGTTCGAACCCGACGCCATGGTGCTCGACATCATGATGCCCGACCTCGACGGCATGGCCGTGCTGCAGCGGCTGCGTCAGGCCGGCGATGACGTCCCGGTGCTGTTCCTGACCGCGAAGGATGCCGTGAACGACCGTGTCGCGGGGCTCACCGCCGGCGGCGACGACTACGTCACCAAGCCCTTCAGCCTCGAGGAGGTCGTCGCACGCCTCCGCGGTCTCATGCGCCGTGCCGGCACCGCCCACGCCGCCGGCGCCGAGCCGATCCTGCGCGTCGGCGACCTCAGCCTCAACGAGGACAGCCACGAGGTCGCGCGCTCGGGTGAGGAGATCGAGCTCACCGCCACCGAGTTCGAATTGCTCCGTTACCTCATGCGCAACCAGCGCCGCGTGGTCTCGAAGGCGCAGATCCTCGATCGCGTCTGGAACTACGACTTCGGCGGCCGCTCGAGCGTCGTCGAGCTCTACATCTCGTACCTGCGCAAGAAGATCGACGCCGGTCGCGAACCCCTCATCCACACCGTGCGCGGCGTCGGCTACATGATCAAGGCGCCCCAGTGA